From a single Flavobacterium sp. genomic region:
- a CDS encoding RluA family pseudouridine synthase gives MADYKVETELEDELYEHHRFEASKGQSALRVDKFLMNLIENTTRNKIQQAAENGSILVNDVAVKSNYKVKAGDIVRLVLAHPTYEQLLTPENILLDIVYEDDQLLVINKPAGMVVHPGHGNYSGTLVNALAYHFENLPLNSSERPGLVHRIDKDTTGLLVVAKTEHAMAYLSKQFADKTSEREYIALVWGNIEEEEGTVEGNIGRHDTNRMRMAVHESDEKGKPAVTHYKVLERFGYVTLVSCQLETGRTHQIRVHMKHIGHTLFNDERYGGDAILKGTTFTKYKQFVDNCFKVLPRQALHAKTLGFEHPITKEFLRFDTPIPQDLQECIEKWRVYSKAQTFTEE, from the coding sequence ATGGCGGATTATAAGGTTGAAACTGAATTAGAAGACGAATTATACGAACATCATCGATTTGAAGCAAGTAAAGGGCAATCAGCTTTGCGTGTGGATAAATTTTTGATGAACTTAATTGAAAATACCACCCGAAATAAAATACAACAAGCAGCTGAAAATGGTTCTATTTTAGTGAACGATGTTGCTGTAAAATCTAATTATAAAGTAAAAGCAGGTGATATTGTGCGTTTAGTGTTGGCGCATCCAACGTACGAGCAATTGCTAACGCCTGAAAATATTCTGTTGGACATAGTGTATGAAGACGATCAATTATTGGTCATCAACAAACCAGCAGGAATGGTAGTACATCCAGGACACGGAAATTATTCAGGAACTTTAGTAAATGCGTTAGCCTATCATTTTGAGAATTTACCGTTGAATAGTTCGGAACGCCCAGGATTGGTGCATCGAATTGATAAAGATACCACAGGTTTATTGGTTGTAGCTAAAACCGAACATGCGATGGCTTATTTGTCAAAACAATTTGCTGATAAAACTTCGGAACGAGAATATATTGCTTTGGTTTGGGGAAATATTGAAGAAGAGGAAGGAACTGTAGAAGGAAATATTGGTCGTCATGATACCAACCGTATGCGAATGGCGGTTCATGAAAGCGATGAAAAAGGAAAACCAGCGGTAACACATTATAAAGTTTTAGAACGATTTGGATATGTAACTTTAGTTTCTTGTCAGTTAGAAACAGGAAGAACACACCAAATTCGTGTGCATATGAAACACATTGGTCACACGCTTTTTAACGACGAACGTTACGGTGGTGATGCTATTTTAAAGGGAACTACGTTTACCAAATACAAGCAATTTGTAGATAATTGTTTTAAAGTATTACCAAGACAAGCACTTCACGCGAAAACATTAGGGTTTGAACACCCAATAACAAAAGAATTTTTACGTTTTGATACGCCAATTCCACAAGATTTACAGGAATGTATTGAAAAATGGCGTGTGTATTCAAAAGCACAAACATTTACAGAAGAATAA
- a CDS encoding PASTA domain-containing protein: MSLIKFLTSRTFFIQAFLAIAIVVVFTFLVIQFLDFRTNHGQEIKVPDLSKMKLEIAEEKLNELDLEVFLLDTVEFNADFPPFTILEQDPKAGSLVKDGRKVYVKLNAGEFTDITIPEFKDKTFRQISATIKSLTLKEGKITYKPHIAKDIVLQIYQNGRRLRAGDKVKKNSTLDFVLGDGKEVFNEETFSSEEPADTLPPAEEGVTEPVEFKEDNGGL; this comes from the coding sequence ATGAGTTTAATTAAATTTTTAACAAGCCGAACTTTTTTTATTCAAGCTTTTTTAGCAATTGCTATTGTTGTGGTTTTCACATTTTTAGTAATACAGTTTTTAGATTTTAGAACCAATCATGGTCAGGAAATTAAAGTGCCTGATTTATCGAAAATGAAATTAGAAATTGCTGAAGAAAAACTAAACGAATTGGATTTAGAAGTATTTTTATTGGATACGGTAGAATTTAATGCCGATTTTCCTCCTTTTACAATTTTAGAGCAAGATCCAAAGGCAGGAAGTTTAGTAAAAGACGGCAGAAAAGTGTATGTGAAATTAAATGCAGGTGAATTTACAGATATTACGATTCCTGAATTTAAAGACAAAACGTTCCGACAAATTTCGGCTACGATAAAATCATTGACTTTAAAAGAAGGTAAAATAACCTATAAACCGCACATTGCTAAAGATATTGTATTGCAAATTTATCAAAACGGAAGAAGACTGAGAGCAGGTGATAAGGTGAAGAAAAATTCAACACTTGATTTTGTGTTAGGCGACGGTAAAGAAGTATTTAATGAAGAAACCTTTAGTTCGGAAGAACCTGCAGATACTTTACCACCAGCAGAAGAAGGCGTTACAGAACCAGTAGAATTTAAAGAAGATAATGGCGGATTATAA
- a CDS encoding D-alanine--D-alanine ligase gives MKNVAIIMGGYSSEYKISLTSGNVVFKNINRAKFNPYRIHIFKEKWVYIDENDTEFPIDKNDFSVTVNGSKINFDVVFNAIHGTPGEDGLMQAYFELLNIPQTSCDYYQASLTFNKRDMLSVLKPYGIKTAESYYLNLGNEINVDTILAKVGLPCFVKPNKSGSSFGISKVKTAAEFLPAIENAYKEDDEIIIESFLDGTEVSVGVINYKGTVTVLPITEIVSENDFFDYEAKYLGKSKEITPARISNELKVKIETVAKRAYEVLKMKGFSRSEFIIVNNEPHMLEMNTIPGLTTESILPQQAREAGISLPELFENAIELALKK, from the coding sequence ATGAAAAACGTAGCCATTATAATGGGAGGTTACTCTAGTGAGTACAAAATTTCGTTAACTAGCGGAAATGTAGTGTTTAAGAACATTAATCGTGCAAAATTTAATCCATACCGCATTCATATTTTTAAAGAAAAATGGGTGTATATAGACGAAAATGATACCGAATTTCCTATTGATAAAAACGATTTTTCAGTAACAGTTAATGGTTCAAAAATCAATTTTGATGTGGTTTTTAATGCCATTCACGGAACACCGGGCGAAGATGGTTTGATGCAAGCCTATTTCGAATTATTGAATATTCCTCAAACTTCGTGCGATTATTACCAAGCCTCGTTAACATTCAATAAACGTGATATGTTGTCGGTTTTAAAACCATACGGAATCAAAACGGCGGAATCGTACTATTTGAATTTAGGCAACGAAATTAACGTAGATACCATTTTAGCTAAAGTGGGTTTACCTTGTTTTGTAAAACCAAATAAATCAGGTTCAAGTTTCGGAATTTCGAAAGTAAAAACAGCAGCAGAATTTCTTCCAGCCATTGAAAATGCTTACAAAGAAGACGACGAAATCATCATAGAAAGTTTCTTGGACGGAACAGAAGTTTCGGTGGGTGTAATCAACTATAAAGGAACGGTTACCGTTTTACCTATTACCGAAATCGTATCCGAAAACGACTTTTTTGATTACGAAGCGAAATATTTAGGGAAATCTAAAGAGATTACGCCAGCGAGGATTTCAAATGAATTGAAAGTAAAAATCGAAACGGTTGCCAAAAGAGCTTATGAAGTATTGAAAATGAAAGGTTTTTCGAGAAGTGAATTCATTATCGTAAACAACGAACCACACATGTTAGAAATGAATACGATTCCAGGCTTAACTACCGAAAGTATTTTACCACAACAAGCTAGAGAAGCAGGAATTTCATTACCTGAATTATTTGAAAACGCTATTGAATTGGCTTTAAAGAAGTAA
- the coaD gene encoding pantetheine-phosphate adenylyltransferase — protein sequence MKKAIFPGSFDPITNGHYDIIKRGVSLFDEVIVAIGVNAEKKYMFSLEDRKRFIEEAFKDEPKVKVITYSGLTIDLCKKENAEFILRGLRNPADFEFEKAIAHTNRVMSKIETVFLLTAARTSFISSSIVRDVLRNGGDISQLVPKAVLDKK from the coding sequence ATGAAAAAAGCAATATTTCCAGGATCATTTGACCCCATTACGAACGGGCATTACGATATTATCAAAAGAGGCGTTTCTTTATTTGATGAAGTGATTGTAGCGATTGGTGTTAATGCCGAAAAAAAATACATGTTTTCCTTAGAAGATAGAAAACGCTTTATCGAAGAAGCTTTCAAAGACGAGCCAAAAGTAAAAGTCATCACCTACTCTGGTTTAACAATCGATTTATGTAAAAAAGAAAACGCGGAATTCATCTTACGCGGACTAAGAAATCCGGCTGATTTTGAATTTGAAAAAGCCATCGCACACACCAATCGTGTCATGTCTAAAATAGAAACCGTTTTCTTATTAACAGCTGCTAGAACTTCTTTTATTTCCTCAAGTATTGTACGTGATGTATTAAGAAACGGTGGCGACATTTCGCAATTGGTTCCTAAAGCGGTTTTGGATAAGAAATAA
- a CDS encoding class I SAM-dependent methyltransferase translates to MFYKCTNCEGIFRPKHTFLTAEEEKEHYEKHNNDVYDERYQNFVSPIVNAILQDFSPEAKGLDFGSGTGPVIAKMLTDKGYQVQNYDLFFGNEPSLLNQKYDYVSCCEVMEHFHHPYQEFELLKSLLLPEGKLYCKTEVFNNQKPFENWYYKDDFTHVFIYQPNTLEWIKTEFHFSNLIIKEKLIVFEC, encoded by the coding sequence TTGTTCTATAAATGCACCAATTGCGAAGGTATTTTCAGACCAAAACATACTTTCTTAACCGCTGAAGAAGAGAAAGAACACTACGAAAAACATAACAATGATGTTTATGATGAACGCTATCAAAACTTTGTTTCACCAATCGTAAATGCTATTTTACAAGATTTTTCACCAGAAGCTAAAGGTTTAGATTTTGGTTCAGGAACGGGTCCAGTGATTGCAAAAATGTTGACTGATAAAGGCTATCAAGTTCAGAATTACGATTTATTTTTTGGAAATGAACCATCACTTTTGAACCAAAAATACGATTATGTTTCTTGTTGCGAAGTAATGGAACATTTTCATCATCCGTATCAAGAATTTGAATTATTGAAAAGCTTATTACTTCCGGAAGGAAAATTATACTGTAAAACAGAAGTTTTCAACAACCAAAAGCCTTTTGAAAATTGGTATTACAAAGATGATTTTACCCATGTTTTTATATACCAACCCAACACCTTGGAATGGATAAAAACTGAGTTTCACTTTTCGAATTTAATTATCAAAGAGAAATTGATTGTGTTTGAATGCTAA
- a CDS encoding DEAD/DEAH box helicase, producing MSQNPYSNNVLLNLGIQSLNKMQEVAQQAILNEDNILLLSPTGSGKTLAFLLPIFHLLEEDVKGVQCLILVPSRELGLQIEQVWKKMGTHYKVNTCYGGHSIDIEINNLSNPPALLIGTPGRIADHLDRGSFATENIKTYVLDEFDKSLQLGFHEEMSYIIGKITRANKRILVSATSGVEIPKYTKVIDPKVIDFIPNQKQNDNLDVRIVFSKSKDKIDSLFQLICSINSEAAIIFCNHREAVERIHEMLMQKGIISTYYHGGLDQDERERALIQFRNGSVSYLITTDLGARGLDIPEMKHVIHYHLPAKEDEFTHRNGRTARMLATGTAYVLIHETEKKSDYFDYGKRRLDVSNAKSLPKAPLYQTLYISGGKKNKLNKIDIVGFFSQKGKLEKDDIGLIEVKDFISFVAVKYPKVKSLLQNIKEEKMKGKKYKIEVARKVIKKEEEEEENHPKFTSRKENNRK from the coding sequence ATGAGTCAAAATCCGTATTCCAACAATGTACTATTGAATCTTGGTATTCAAAGTTTAAATAAGATGCAAGAAGTAGCGCAACAAGCTATTTTGAATGAAGATAATATTTTATTGCTTTCGCCAACGGGTTCTGGGAAAACCTTAGCTTTTTTATTACCTATTTTTCATTTATTAGAAGAAGACGTAAAAGGTGTGCAATGCTTAATTTTAGTGCCTTCGCGCGAATTAGGTTTGCAAATTGAACAAGTTTGGAAAAAAATGGGTACGCATTACAAAGTCAATACGTGTTATGGTGGCCATTCCATTGATATCGAAATCAATAATTTGAGTAATCCTCCAGCGCTTTTAATTGGAACACCTGGAAGAATTGCAGACCATCTTGATAGAGGAAGTTTTGCTACCGAGAACATTAAAACCTACGTTTTAGACGAGTTTGACAAGTCGTTACAATTGGGTTTTCATGAGGAAATGTCCTATATCATTGGAAAAATTACCAGAGCCAATAAACGTATTTTAGTTTCTGCGACTTCAGGTGTGGAAATTCCGAAATATACCAAAGTAATTGATCCGAAAGTAATTGATTTTATTCCGAACCAAAAACAGAACGATAATTTAGATGTTCGCATTGTATTTTCGAAATCCAAAGATAAAATTGATTCGCTTTTTCAGTTGATTTGCTCTATAAATTCAGAAGCTGCGATTATTTTTTGCAACCATAGAGAAGCGGTAGAACGCATTCATGAAATGTTAATGCAAAAAGGTATTATTTCGACTTATTATCATGGCGGATTAGATCAAGACGAACGTGAACGTGCTTTAATTCAGTTTCGAAATGGAAGTGTTTCCTATTTGATTACAACCGATTTAGGTGCGAGAGGTTTGGATATTCCTGAAATGAAACACGTAATTCATTACCATTTACCCGCAAAAGAAGACGAATTTACCCACAGAAACGGAAGAACCGCACGTATGTTAGCAACCGGAACCGCTTATGTGCTAATTCACGAAACCGAGAAAAAATCTGATTATTTTGATTATGGCAAACGCCGTTTAGATGTTTCCAATGCGAAATCATTACCAAAAGCACCTTTATATCAAACGCTTTACATCAGCGGAGGAAAGAAAAATAAGTTGAATAAAATTGACATTGTAGGTTTCTTTTCGCAAAAAGGAAAATTAGAAAAAGACGATATTGGATTAATTGAAGTAAAAGATTTTATTTCGTTTGTAGCGGTGAAATATCCAAAAGTAAAATCGTTATTGCAAAACATCAAAGAGGAGAAAATGAAAGGGAAAAAGTATAAAATTGAAGTAGCGAGAAAGGTGATTAAGAAGGAGGAAGAAGAGGAAGAAAACCATCCAAAATTTACGTCACGTAAAGAGAATAATAGGAAATAG
- a CDS encoding M14 family zinc carboxypeptidase: protein MRFLKISLLFFSISVFSQNDLSTPFERGNGNQSTTYEECIAFYEKLDERFANIQMIHKGTTDSGKPLHLVIFSSEGKFDFDEYFTKNKAVILINNGIHAGEPDGIDATMMLMRDLATGKIKTAKNTFIAAIPVYSVGGMLNRNSHSRANQNGPEEYGFRGNGRNYDLNRDFIKSDTKNSRSFQKLFTELNPDIFLDNHVSNGADYQYTFTCIATQHERLGNKLGNYFINELYPSVVKDMNKKKIDVVPYVNVHSTTPDKGFEQFTDTPRYATGYSTLFHTLGFVPETHMLKVYKERVKVTYEFMVSTIGFADANWQKIKQMRKDALNEYQAGMEYPMDWAIDSTKVSYIDFKGYQGGYKPSDISGKDRLFYDKSKPFTKKIPFYGNYKPTKFINIPKAYIIPQSQWQVLDILKLNNINAHRLQKDTIIEVESYKIESYQTSKSPYEGHYGHYNTKVSKSTQKVKFFMGDYVFYTNQPGVKYLVETLEPEAVDSYFNWNFFDPILQQKEYFSSYVFEDLAKEFLDKNPKIKAELEQKKQNDKAFTENGAAQLDWVYRQSPYYEKAHLQYPVYRLN, encoded by the coding sequence ATGCGTTTTTTAAAAATAAGTTTGCTTTTCTTTTCGATTTCCGTGTTTTCACAAAACGATTTATCTACGCCTTTTGAACGTGGCAATGGCAATCAATCTACTACTTATGAAGAATGTATTGCGTTTTATGAAAAATTAGACGAACGTTTTGCCAACATCCAAATGATTCACAAAGGAACCACAGATAGCGGAAAACCTCTGCATTTAGTGATTTTTTCAAGCGAAGGAAAATTTGATTTTGACGAATATTTTACAAAAAATAAAGCCGTAATATTAATCAACAACGGCATTCACGCTGGTGAACCCGACGGCATTGACGCTACCATGATGTTAATGCGTGATTTAGCCACGGGAAAAATCAAAACGGCTAAAAACACCTTTATTGCGGCTATTCCAGTGTATAGTGTTGGTGGGATGTTGAATCGAAATTCGCATTCAAGAGCCAATCAAAACGGTCCTGAAGAATATGGTTTTAGAGGAAATGGGCGAAATTATGATTTGAATCGCGATTTTATTAAATCGGATACTAAAAATTCGAGAAGTTTTCAAAAGTTATTTACAGAGTTAAATCCTGATATTTTCTTAGATAATCACGTTTCTAATGGTGCGGATTATCAATATACATTTACTTGTATTGCGACCCAACATGAACGTTTGGGAAACAAATTAGGTAATTATTTCATCAACGAATTGTATCCTTCGGTGGTTAAAGACATGAACAAAAAGAAAATCGATGTGGTTCCGTATGTAAATGTACACAGTACTACACCTGATAAAGGTTTTGAGCAATTTACCGATACACCAAGATATGCCACAGGTTATTCAACTTTATTCCACACCTTAGGATTTGTTCCCGAAACACACATGTTGAAAGTCTACAAAGAACGAGTAAAAGTTACTTACGAATTTATGGTCAGCACGATTGGTTTTGCAGATGCGAATTGGCAAAAAATCAAACAAATGCGAAAAGACGCATTGAACGAATATCAAGCTGGAATGGAATATCCGATGGATTGGGCAATAGATTCAACCAAAGTGTCATATATTGATTTTAAAGGCTATCAAGGCGGATACAAGCCAAGTGATATTTCAGGAAAAGACCGATTGTTTTACGATAAAAGCAAACCGTTTACCAAAAAAATTCCGTTTTATGGCAATTATAAACCTACGAAATTCATAAACATTCCAAAAGCGTATATTATTCCGCAATCACAATGGCAAGTGTTGGATATTTTAAAATTGAACAATATCAATGCGCATCGTCTTCAAAAAGACACCATTATTGAAGTAGAATCGTATAAAATTGAAAGTTATCAAACCTCAAAATCACCTTACGAAGGACATTACGGACATTACAATACGAAAGTGTCTAAATCGACTCAAAAGGTGAAATTTTTCATGGGTGATTATGTGTTTTACACGAATCAACCAGGTGTGAAATATTTAGTAGAAACATTAGAACCAGAAGCGGTGGATAGTTATTTCAATTGGAACTTCTTTGACCCTATTTTACAACAAAAAGAATATTTTTCGAGTTATGTTTTTGAAGATTTAGCCAAAGAATTCTTAGATAAAAATCCAAAAATCAAAGCCGAATTAGAACAAAAGAAACAAAACGACAAAGCTTTCACTGAAAACGGCGCAGCGCAATTGGATTGGGTGTACAGACAATCGCCTTATTATGAAAAAGCGCATTTGCAGTATCCAGTTTATAGATTGAATTAG
- a CDS encoding NUDIX hydrolase, with translation MYKVFVNDKPLFLTNEVQKETDFKLFLLESVDIKKLIVKIFQHKIQKAFLYHPDEKLIMKTLRAKLPVEKAGGGLVYNANGDVLFIFRNGKWDLAKGGMEKNETIEETAIREVEEETGVTGLVITDKLQKTYHIFKRNGRYKLKITQWFEMRTKYEGTPQGQADEGIERVEWVNPKDIKFLLENSYENIKLLFEAEKSNVSI, from the coding sequence ATGTATAAAGTTTTTGTGAACGATAAGCCACTTTTTTTGACAAATGAAGTGCAAAAAGAAACTGATTTCAAACTTTTTTTATTGGAAAGTGTTGATATCAAGAAGTTGATTGTTAAAATTTTTCAGCATAAAATTCAGAAAGCGTTTCTGTATCATCCCGATGAAAAGTTAATTATGAAAACGCTACGTGCGAAATTACCTGTTGAAAAAGCGGGTGGTGGATTGGTTTATAATGCAAATGGAGACGTACTTTTTATTTTTAGAAACGGCAAATGGGATTTGGCAAAAGGCGGTATGGAAAAAAATGAAACCATTGAAGAAACCGCAATTCGAGAAGTGGAAGAAGAAACCGGAGTTACCGGATTAGTCATTACCGATAAATTACAAAAAACCTATCATATTTTTAAACGCAACGGACGCTACAAACTAAAAATTACGCAATGGTTTGAAATGCGAACCAAATACGAAGGCACACCACAAGGCCAAGCAGATGAAGGCATTGAACGAGTAGAATGGGTGAATCCAAAGGATATTAAGTTTTTATTGGAGAACTCGTACGAGAATATTAAGTTGTTGTTTGAGGCGGAGAAATCTAATGTGTCAATTTGA
- the pyrE gene encoding orotate phosphoribosyltransferase has translation MIFNNNTAQQTAELLLQINAIKLNSKNPFTWASGWKSPIYCDNRIILSFPAVRNYIRDEFAKHIEEKFGKPDVIAGVATGAIGIGILVAEAMGLPFVYVRPEPKKHGRQNQVEGFLQKGQNVVVVEDLISTGGSSLLAVEALRNEGANIKGMAAIFTYGFPVSKERFEAANLDVFTLSNYENLLQKAVDKQYVSENELATLSAWNANPAEWNVEV, from the coding sequence ATGATTTTTAATAACAACACAGCGCAACAAACAGCCGAATTGCTTTTACAAATAAACGCAATTAAATTAAATTCTAAAAATCCTTTTACGTGGGCTTCAGGCTGGAAGTCTCCGATTTATTGTGATAACCGTATAATCCTTTCATTTCCAGCGGTTAGAAACTATATTCGTGATGAATTTGCCAAACATATTGAAGAAAAATTTGGTAAACCCGACGTTATTGCAGGCGTTGCAACGGGTGCCATTGGCATTGGAATTCTTGTTGCAGAAGCAATGGGACTGCCTTTTGTATACGTTCGTCCAGAGCCAAAAAAACACGGAAGACAAAACCAAGTGGAAGGTTTCTTGCAAAAAGGACAAAATGTGGTAGTCGTAGAAGATTTAATTTCAACAGGCGGAAGTAGTTTATTAGCTGTAGAAGCATTACGCAACGAAGGCGCAAACATCAAAGGAATGGCAGCTATTTTTACGTATGGTTTTCCAGTTTCAAAAGAGCGCTTTGAAGCAGCTAATTTGGATGTTTTTACGTTAAGTAATTACGAAAACTTATTGCAAAAAGCGGTTGACAAACAATATGTTTCAGAAAACGAATTAGCGACATTAAGTGCTTGGAACGCTAATCCTGCTGAGTGGAACGTGGAAGTTTAA
- a CDS encoding SRPBCC family protein, translated as MNLESPKVNVAKSAEYLFNALNDVKNFEKLMPENIAKFEVIDENCFEFGLKGMPEIKLVKKGGTPNSQVVLGGASSKLPFTLTANLTEVNDTTDVQLAFEGDFNPMMAMMIKGPITKFIETLAQNMGKL; from the coding sequence ATGAACTTAGAAAGTCCAAAAGTAAACGTAGCAAAATCGGCTGAATATTTATTCAACGCTTTGAACGACGTAAAGAATTTCGAGAAATTAATGCCTGAAAATATCGCAAAATTTGAAGTAATCGACGAAAATTGCTTTGAATTCGGATTAAAAGGAATGCCAGAAATTAAATTGGTAAAAAAAGGTGGAACTCCAAACTCACAAGTTGTTTTAGGAGGAGCTTCAAGTAAATTACCGTTTACTTTAACAGCAAACTTAACCGAAGTAAACGATACAACAGATGTACAATTAGCATTTGAAGGTGATTTCAACCCAATGATGGCAATGATGATCAAAGGACCTATTACAAAATTCATTGAGACATTAGCTCAAAATATGGGGAAATTGTAG
- a CDS encoding cysteine desulfurase family protein, translated as MRKVYLDNAATTPIHPEVITAMMSVLQNDFGNPSSTHSFGRSAKTLLESSRKSIAKLLNAQASEVIFTSSATEATNWILTSAVKDLGIKRIITTKIEHHATLHTVEHLAKEFGIQVEYITILPNGNIDYQDLASKLLSEVPTLVSLIHINNEIGTILDIKRVSDLCKYAKALFHCDTVQSVGKTNLDVQELGIDFLVASAHKFHGPKGIGFAYLKKNSMLQPMIFGGEQEKGMRAGTEAVHQVVGMAKALELAYEHLENDINFISDLKNYCFSELKKVFTELKINGENTFYNLLNVQLPLSEEKTSMLLFTLDMKGIAVSRGSACQSGSTKPSHVLAEFLSSEEAKKPSLRISFSHFNTKEDIDLLVEALKTV; from the coding sequence ATGAGAAAAGTGTATTTAGATAACGCCGCAACCACGCCTATTCATCCAGAAGTTATTACTGCGATGATGAGTGTACTTCAAAATGATTTCGGAAACCCATCTTCAACGCACAGTTTTGGTCGAAGTGCCAAGACTTTGTTAGAATCATCCCGAAAATCCATTGCGAAATTACTAAATGCACAAGCTTCCGAAGTTATTTTTACATCAAGTGCTACTGAAGCCACCAATTGGATTTTGACCAGCGCGGTTAAAGATTTGGGGATAAAACGCATTATTACGACTAAAATCGAGCATCACGCTACGTTGCACACGGTTGAACATTTAGCAAAGGAATTCGGGATTCAAGTGGAATATATCACCATTTTACCAAACGGAAATATCGATTATCAAGATTTGGCTTCAAAATTATTGTCAGAAGTTCCAACATTAGTATCATTAATACACATTAATAACGAAATAGGAACGATTTTAGACATCAAACGTGTTTCAGATTTATGCAAGTATGCGAAAGCGCTTTTTCATTGTGATACGGTGCAATCTGTAGGGAAAACGAATTTAGATGTACAAGAGTTGGGAATCGACTTTTTAGTGGCTTCTGCGCATAAATTTCATGGTCCAAAAGGAATTGGGTTTGCGTATTTGAAAAAGAATTCAATGCTACAACCGATGATTTTTGGCGGCGAACAAGAAAAAGGCATGCGTGCCGGAACAGAAGCCGTACATCAAGTTGTTGGAATGGCAAAAGCGTTAGAATTAGCTTATGAACATTTAGAAAATGACATCAATTTCATTTCCGATTTAAAAAACTACTGCTTTTCGGAATTAAAAAAAGTATTTACAGAGTTGAAAATCAACGGAGAAAATACTTTTTATAACCTTTTGAATGTGCAATTACCATTATCAGAAGAAAAGACATCAATGTTGTTATTTACGTTAGACATGAAAGGAATTGCCGTTTCACGCGGAAGCGCTTGCCAAAGCGGAAGCACCAAACCATCGCACGTTTTAGCCGAATTTTTATCATCAGAAGAAGCTAAAAAACCAAGTTTACGCATTTCATTCAGCCATTTTAATACAAAAGAAGATATTGATTTGCTGGTTGAGGCTTTGAAAACGGTATAA
- a CDS encoding Smr/MutS family protein: protein MTQKFEIGDKVAVLDDDISGVVIKVQNNEISVETTDKFMMTFFVNELVKINNSNDLSGFFSSQSLGSVLKEKEEPKKRSFVKEKRSRKDEFVLEVDLHIEKLVPSKRGMSNYDILTLQMETAKRQLDFAIKNRMPKVVFIHGVGEGVLKAELDFMLGRNDGISFQDANYQKYGLGATEVYIKQNVK from the coding sequence ATGACACAGAAATTTGAAATAGGAGATAAGGTTGCCGTTTTAGACGACGACATTTCAGGGGTAGTAATTAAGGTTCAAAATAATGAAATTTCGGTGGAAACTACCGATAAATTTATGATGACATTTTTTGTCAACGAATTAGTTAAAATAAACAATTCCAATGATTTAAGCGGTTTTTTCTCTAGTCAAAGTTTAGGTTCTGTTTTAAAAGAGAAAGAAGAGCCTAAAAAGCGAAGTTTTGTCAAAGAAAAGCGTTCTCGTAAAGATGAATTTGTCTTAGAAGTTGATTTGCATATTGAAAAATTAGTCCCTTCAAAACGTGGAATGAGCAACTATGATATTCTGACTTTACAAATGGAAACAGCAAAGAGACAACTCGATTTTGCTATCAAAAATCGAATGCCAAAAGTGGTGTTTATTCATGGTGTAGGTGAAGGTGTTTTGAAGGCCGAATTAGACTTTATGTTGGGTCGTAATGATGGTATTTCATTCCAAGATGCGAACTATCAAAAATATGGTTTGGGAGCTACAGAAGTGTACATCAAACAAAATGTGAAGTAA
- a CDS encoding DUF2752 domain-containing protein has protein sequence MEEHMLPCMNKQLFGVECPGCGTQRAIAFLMEGEFYEAFKIFPAIYTLGLFFILLSLHLFDKKRNYTKLVISSAILNGAVILIAYFIKMYFNNLTN, from the coding sequence ATGGAAGAACATATGTTGCCTTGTATGAACAAACAACTTTTTGGAGTTGAATGTCCAGGTTGTGGAACTCAAAGAGCCATTGCTTTTTTGATGGAAGGTGAATTTTATGAAGCCTTTAAAATTTTTCCTGCTATTTATACTTTAGGCTTATTCTTTATTTTACTGAGCCTTCACTTATTCGACAAAAAGAGAAATTATACTAAATTAGTAATTTCAAGTGCTATACTAAATGGAGCTGTAATTCTGATAGCCTATTTTATCAAAATGTATTTTAACAACTTAACCAATTAA